A genomic window from Halogeometricum borinquense DSM 11551 includes:
- the ppsA gene encoding phosphoenolpyruvate synthase, with product MAVVWLDDVRADDLGTVGGKGASLGELTSAGLPVPTGFVVTAGTYRSFIEDAGIDEELFDAVDVDHEDSAALKEAHERAHELIMETPVPESVGEEILAAYDEVGESDDEAFVAVRSSATAEDLPDASFAGQQETFLNVQKDDLIHRVKECWASLFSQRAIYYRNRKGFPHHEVDIAVVVQEMVDAEKSGVMFTSHPSTGEPRIIIEAAWGLGEAVVSGSVSPDNYVVDRDSGEVETATVADKKVMMVKDSETGETVERDVEDDKRSARVLDEDEIARLVELGERVEDHYGEPQDVEWAIYEDDVYMLQSRPITTISDDEKDAATQEAAGDGGAESGQMAAKSGDMLLRGLGASPGIAAGNARIVTKLDHLDQVSDGDIIVTEMTMPDMVPAMKRASGIVTDEGGMTSHAAIVSRELGVPAVVGTGSATREIEEGQPITIDGDKGTVSEGAELKEEQREPIEEARPKTPVKPMTATEVKVNVSIPEAAERAAATGADGVGLLRIEHMVLSLGKTPDKYIADNGERAYVEELVEGIRGVAEEFYPRPVRVRSLDAPTDEFRQLEGGEDEPREHNPMLGYRGIRRSLDKPELFKHELEAFRRLFEMGYDNVEMMFPLVNDAEDVLRTKELMQGAGIDPEKREWGVMIETPASALSVEEMADAGLDFVSFGTNDLTQYTLAVDRNNENVAGRFDELHPAVLKLIGDTIETCREVGVKTSICGQAASKPQMVQFLVNEGISSISANIDAVRDVQHEVKRVEQRLILDDVR from the coding sequence ATGGCTGTAGTTTGGCTGGACGACGTACGCGCCGACGACTTGGGCACAGTCGGCGGGAAAGGTGCCTCACTCGGCGAACTTACCTCTGCGGGCCTCCCCGTCCCGACGGGGTTCGTCGTGACCGCCGGAACGTACCGTTCGTTCATCGAGGACGCGGGTATTGACGAGGAACTTTTCGACGCCGTTGACGTGGACCACGAGGACTCCGCGGCGTTGAAGGAAGCGCACGAACGGGCGCACGAACTCATCATGGAGACACCGGTACCGGAATCCGTCGGCGAGGAGATCCTCGCCGCCTACGACGAGGTCGGCGAGAGCGACGACGAGGCGTTCGTCGCTGTTCGGTCCTCCGCGACGGCCGAGGACCTCCCGGACGCGTCGTTTGCCGGGCAACAAGAGACGTTCCTGAACGTCCAGAAGGACGACCTCATTCACCGGGTCAAAGAGTGCTGGGCGTCGCTGTTCTCTCAGCGAGCCATCTACTACCGGAACCGAAAGGGCTTCCCGCACCACGAAGTCGATATCGCCGTCGTCGTCCAGGAGATGGTGGATGCCGAGAAATCCGGTGTGATGTTCACCTCACACCCCTCGACGGGTGAGCCGCGGATCATCATCGAAGCGGCGTGGGGTCTCGGAGAGGCTGTCGTCTCCGGATCGGTCTCGCCCGACAACTACGTCGTGGACCGAGACTCCGGTGAAGTCGAGACGGCCACCGTCGCCGACAAGAAAGTGATGATGGTCAAGGACTCGGAGACGGGTGAGACGGTCGAACGCGACGTGGAAGACGACAAGCGCAGTGCGCGCGTTCTCGACGAAGACGAAATCGCGCGGCTGGTCGAACTCGGCGAACGCGTCGAAGACCACTACGGCGAACCACAGGACGTGGAGTGGGCTATCTACGAAGACGACGTATACATGCTCCAGTCGCGGCCCATCACGACCATCTCGGACGACGAGAAGGACGCAGCCACCCAAGAGGCAGCAGGCGATGGTGGAGCAGAGAGCGGACAGATGGCGGCGAAATCTGGCGATATGCTGCTCCGCGGACTCGGTGCAAGTCCGGGTATTGCCGCCGGAAACGCCCGTATCGTCACCAAACTCGACCACCTCGACCAAGTTTCGGACGGCGACATCATCGTCACCGAGATGACGATGCCGGACATGGTGCCCGCGATGAAGCGCGCGTCAGGTATCGTCACCGACGAAGGTGGGATGACCTCGCACGCAGCCATCGTCTCGCGTGAACTCGGCGTCCCCGCCGTGGTCGGCACGGGATCGGCCACGCGCGAAATCGAAGAAGGACAGCCAATCACCATCGACGGCGACAAGGGGACCGTCAGCGAGGGAGCCGAACTGAAAGAAGAGCAACGCGAACCCATCGAGGAGGCGCGGCCGAAGACGCCCGTCAAACCGATGACGGCCACGGAAGTGAAGGTGAACGTCTCCATCCCCGAGGCCGCAGAACGCGCCGCCGCGACAGGTGCGGACGGCGTCGGCTTGCTCCGCATCGAACATATGGTGCTGTCGCTGGGCAAGACACCCGATAAGTACATCGCAGACAACGGCGAACGCGCCTACGTCGAAGAACTCGTCGAGGGCATCCGCGGCGTCGCAGAGGAGTTCTACCCGCGTCCGGTCCGCGTGCGCTCGCTCGACGCGCCAACGGACGAATTCCGCCAGTTGGAAGGCGGAGAGGACGAACCGCGCGAACACAACCCGATGCTCGGCTACCGCGGTATCCGCCGCAGCCTCGACAAACCAGAGCTGTTCAAGCACGAACTGGAGGCGTTCCGTCGCCTGTTCGAGATGGGGTACGACAACGTCGAGATGATGTTCCCCCTCGTCAACGACGCCGAGGACGTGCTGCGGACGAAAGAACTGATGCAAGGGGCCGGGATCGACCCCGAAAAGCGCGAGTGGGGCGTGATGATCGAGACGCCCGCATCCGCGCTCAGCGTCGAGGAGATGGCCGACGCGGGCCTAGACTTCGTCTCCTTCGGGACGAACGACCTGACACAGTACACCCTCGCCGTAGACCGGAACAACGAGAACGTCGCCGGTCGGTTCGACGAACTCCACCCCGCCGTGTTGAAACTCATCGGCGATACCATCGAGACGTGCCGCGAAGTCGGTGTGAAGACGAGTATCTGCGGGCAGGCGGCATCGAAGCCGCAGATGGTCCAGTTCCTCGTCAACGAAGGTATCTCCTCGATTTCCGCGAACATCGACGCCGTGCGCGACGTCCAGCACGAGGTCAAGCGAGTCGAACAGCGACTCATCCTCGACGACGTTCGCTGA